The nucleotide sequence CCAAGAAACTACATAATTGAAACTGCTCATAGTGCCGAAGATGGTTTAAACAAACTTGATAATGAAAACTTTAATCTTATTATTTTAGATATGGAACTTCCAGATATGCATGGATCTGAAGTTCTTAAAATCATAAGAAATGGAGATAGGTATTTAACTATACCTATTATAGTTTTATCAGGAACAGCCAACTCAAATATTGTAAGAGATTTTCTAAAAAATGGAGCCAATGACTACCTCAAAAAGCCATTTATTTATGAAGAGTTTATTTTAAAAGTTGACTTATGGATTGATTACTATAAAAAAGAGCAAGAGTTAATTGAAACAACAAAGCAACTTAAATTTATGAATGATAATTTAAATGAGCTTGTCAAAAAAGAGGTAGAAGCCAATAGAAAAAAAGATGAACTCATGTCTATTCAATCTCGTCATTCACAAATGGGTGAGATGATAGCAATGATTGCACATCAATGGAGACAACCACTAAATTCACTAAGTGCAGCAGTTACACTAATGGATATGAAAGTAAATAATAATGTATTAAATCCTACTATGACAAAAACTATTTTGTCAAAAATGAATAAGTATATCAAATATATGAGTACTACAATAGATGACTTCAAAGATTTTTTTAAACCTCAAAAAGAGATGAAAAGTAGTAATTTTAAAAAAATATTTTACAAAGCATATAAACTAATTGAAAGCTCTCTAAAAAATAAAAATATAAAAATAGATGTATATATAAACAATATTCAAAATTTCAAAACTTATGAAAATGAACTTGTTCAAGTCATAATTAATTTATTGAAAAATGCGATGGATGCATTTGATGAAAATAATGTTGATGATCCAAAAATTGAAGTAAAAATAGAGAATAATTATATATCAATCAAAGATAATGCAGGAGGAATACCAAAAAATATAATAGATAAAATATTTGATCCATATTTTTCTACAAAATCTAAAAATGGTACTGGGTTGGGTTTATATATGAGTAAAATAATTGTGGAAGATCACTGTAAAGGTAAACTAACAATAGAAAACTCTGATTATGGTGCACAATTTACTATACTCCTACCAATAAGAGAGTAAAATGAAAGAA is from Hydrogenimonas thermophila and encodes:
- a CDS encoding response regulator; its protein translation is MLNNILILEDSKTLNRIIKAKLKDLCQNIDQAYTLKEATKFLEEKEYELIILDLHLPDGEGLDLLCDIKSLTETKIIVLTSYQDDALREELFKNGVLDYIIKDSNFIYSISEIIKVIDHITSETKDKILIIDDSKFICKQVKTILEPRNYIIETAHSAEDGLNKLDNENFNLIILDMELPDMHGSEVLKIIRNGDRYLTIPIIVLSGTANSNIVRDFLKNGANDYLKKPFIYEEFILKVDLWIDYYKKEQELIETTKQLKFMNDNLNELVKKEVEANRKKDELMSIQSRHSQMGEMIAMIAHQWRQPLNSLSAAVTLMDMKVNNNVLNPTMTKTILSKMNKYIKYMSTTIDDFKDFFKPQKEMKSSNFKKIFYKAYKLIESSLKNKNIKIDVYINNIQNFKTYENELVQVIINLLKNAMDAFDENNVDDPKIEVKIENNYISIKDNAGGIPKNIIDKIFDPYFSTKSKNGTGLGLYMSKIIVEDHCKGKLTIENSDYGAQFTILLPIRE